The genome window agacgaacccttcaaaatttgatatgcgtgtcagtcgactgctCGCATTTGAAGTctgttaaaatttcaaaactttcttgagaaaatcgtttcgtggatGAAGTACCTTAATTCCTCGGTAGGGAATAGAACGATAAAGGAAACAGAGATTTCCAAGTTGCACGTAAGatcgattgttttttgttacaatcaGCAATCTGGCAGCAGCACAAAAAGCTCTTTGGTGGAGCTGGCCAATAGCATCGACGATGTCGATCATCACATGTTTTTCTGGATTGGCCATGTTCTCGCGGTATTACGACTGCGATCCGGTAAAGACTAATAAAATCACCTCGAAGGATCAACTCATGCCGCTGTACGTTATGGACACTTTGTCCTCCTATCCCGGAGTTCCAGGACTCTTCGTCGCCGGAATATTCAGCGCTGGTTTAAGCACGGTCTCCGCAACTCTGAATTCATTGGCGGCTATTATCCTCGAGGATTTCGTGAAGCCGGTGTATTCACGGaggtaaatttttcaagatttcctttgaaataaaatcgatgtGTCAGGGAAGAAAATGAAACTGGAATTGGAGCAGCCCAAAATGAGGTTTaatagagagaaaaagtgcAATTTTTATCGGATTTTTAGGAAAATAGTAAAACTGCTATTGGAActgaattttcgtgtttattttCAGAGGCAAAGTGATGTCAACCAAGTTTTCCGTTCTCGCGAGCAAAGGTCTGGCGATGCTGGTCGGCTTATGCTGTGTCGCATTGGCATTCGTGGGTGGATATTTGGGGGGTGTTTTGCAAGCGGCCTTAACGATATTCGGAGTGATCGGGGGTCCGATGTTGGGTCTTTTTACATTGGGTATGATGACCGAATCGGGTAATCAAAAGGGTGCGATAATAGGATTACTATCGAGCctcgcattttttttgtggattGGTTTCGGTCAGCCAAGACCGGTTCCGGCGGCATTGCCAGTTCGGGTCGACGGGTGTAACTTGACCGTGAATTTCCCGGGGGGAAACATCACTCGAAGGTAAAGCTGCTGGCGCAAATTTTGAGCAGTTTCACCACGAAAAAAGCATCATCGATTGTTTTTAATCGCGACCtttgaaattcgaatttcAGGGCGATTCAAGAAGAGACTTCGTACTTCTATCTCTACCAAATTTCTTACATGTGGTACTGTCCCCTCGGTTTTTTGCTGTGCCTCGTCATCGGATATTTGGTCAGTAGAATAACGCAGTTCGTACTCAAAGAGGAACCCGCCGAGTTGGATTCCAATCTATTCACGCCTTTTTTGGCCTCGAGGATCACCGAgcgacgagagagaaagaggaatcgTATTTTCTGTGAGATGACGGACTCAGCCGGAAAGCAGGAGGATGGACGAGCCACCGCGAACGCTGCTGAGAAGATGTAAAAaagcctggaatctcggaggaaaaaaacgtacgGCGAAAAGTAGAAGTATTCTCGGAATCGCGTGTATTCCGAAGAAAATTCCAATGTCCGAGAGACTCTGATCGGAATATCTCAGCGAGAACGTAACACAATCAAATCATGATCATTCTCCAAGCATCACCGCGCCGAGGAAATACCTCACGAACTATTCACCTCCATTTCATTTTATACTCGAGCGTACAAATTACTCGGCTCATGTTTTATAAGTCGACCGCTCATTTCCACTCGATTGCATGCAGTTCCGTTGAAACACACTCAAGAATTTCAATGCGCCGAAGGTCTTTATGCATTCGTTTGAATCGCCATGTTCATATTTTTACTACATTGAAgatgaaatttcgttattcggAAATCGCCCTAGATTTCTGGACATCGACCAACGAAACAGTATTAATTGTCAAAAAGGCACGTTTTTAAATCGATCCTGCTGGAATTTCGTGTACTTATTGAGGCTGTTATTGTTCGTTGAAAATATCCTGGaaaatgaaacaataaaaatatcggtAACGAGGAAGAATTTGTAATTCAATCGAGCATTGAGACTTGCGTCACAACTCAATGACGATGTTCAGTATTAAAAATGCGAAATTCGCCCGAATTCATGAAGAAGAAACCGTCGAAAAAGGAGCGAACggatcgatgattttttgtcgAAATCTGAGAAAATCTGAGGttgggaaaaaatggaaaacagaattttcaaGTCGATGCTATTTCAGCTCCGTTGTATCGAGACTGAAAAGGTTTGTTCGCccatgaaaaaagtattatcATCAGAGTGCAAAAGAGGCTCTCGGAGCTGCTGCTCTCCCTGGTCGAGGACGAGACACGCATTTTTGCTACCGCAGCTCACACATTGAGCACAACACACGCACAAGCACACACGAACGTTCGCTCCTTGGCAAGTGCCAGAGTTCTCATTATAATGCCGGCCATACCTTGCATAAAGCGAATCCTTTTCAACGTAAGGAGTCCCAGCGAGGCTGCTTGGCTCTCTCGATAAAACAGGAAAAAGGagaacgagagcgagagagaagaagaaacgaGGTGGAGAGAGACGAAGCTTCTTCGGCCAAGTGGCGCAATTACGCGCCAATCCGcgagttaaattgtatcgcaaAGCTTCTAAAggctaatggaaaaaaaataaaaaattaatcccATCTTAAGCTACTTTTGCACCTGAAAGGAGTTTTCCTATTTGTTAATAATGAAACTGCGACTGTGTGAgtgagcgaaagagagagagagagagagaggctcaATCTCTGAATCAATTGACCTGCAATAATTTTAAGAATTTAAATTACCTTAATAATTGTCATACTTGTTCGACTAATTGTAAAGAGAATGAAGCATTAAAAAAACATATGAAACAACATCATGAAGCATTTTCCTGGTATTTTAGTTgttgaatgaacaaaaaaacttgTCAATTTTATCTCGTAATTCTAAATACAGATACACAATACATTCATATGAGAAATAATGTCTGTATTCGAGTCGACTATAAAAGAAATTGTGGTAAAGAAACCCCCTTAATGGCAACGACTCGATACGTGTGCTCCGTGCAATATGAACACCAAATCACACGCTCTATATGGATGTGTGCATTATGTAACGAAAAACATGTACATGAACatgtaaaaatgataaataattgaccTCCCTTTTGCCTTGACTGTAAATTTCACTTGATGGCCCAGCATCACCGACCCTCTATGAAATATCCAAGGTTCGTTTCTTGTATGCTTGTGTGGTATGAAAGTATGACTTGTAGGTGAAACGTTACGAGTCATGGGAACTCGAGAAGAGGCATAAAACAAACCTTGCTCAATTTTCAAGGAAGTGAGTgtggacaaaaaatatttcaaggtTTTTTCCTCTGCAGTTACCACAAACGAGCTCGGAATAAAAGATTGTACAGGCGAAAGCTTAATGGCCGTTCATGTAGGCCTCGTGCCTCGGGAACCCTCGAAAAATGTCGACACCATTGGAAAACTTGGATCAAATGTTCGCTGGAAAAATAATAAGGGAAAACGCTTTTGCACTGTacacaaaaatgtttttgtcaaGAGGATTAAAAAGGGAAGAATTGcgcgataaataaataaagaggAATTCTACTATGTCGAAGTTTACGAAATAACGCGTTGGCTCAAGCACAGAAGGAGACAAATTCTAGGCCAAGGCTTCCAAGATTTATTCACTCGACCATTTGGAGATTTCTATCGGGGTtaagattcgaaaaaatgtagcCATTCTCTCggaacaagagagagagagagagagagagagagagagagaagaaaagagacgAAGAAATAAATAGAGACACAAGAAGTATGTATAACACAAACGCCCACCTAAAAGCCTCTATTAAAAAGGCGATACAGATACCGACACGGAGATTGCATTACCCCTTCATTATCATACATCAGCTCATTTGTGTTTCGTAGCGCACGTTATAATTTATCGAGCTTGTATACGCTATGTGGGTCCGATCGATCGGgggcaaaaaaagaaaacgttaCTACGTACACGTgagcggagagagagagagagagaaaatcatTTGATATATCCGTGAATGAATATATTATCGGGACCATACTACGAATTCTCGATCGATAACAACGTATTCGATATCTCGAACTTTGAAGGTTTCACTGAGACGGATTTTAACTTTGAGCGAGTATGGTAgctaaattgaaagaaaaaaacaatcgttgCTGGAACGGAGAATTCTTGAAGGAACGAAATTCTTTCTTCGCGGCGTAACAAACTCTTAACTCAGGGCTTAAAAGAGgcgaagaaaagaagaaataaaaaatagccgAGTCGAGAGAGTATCGGGGTTCCGAAAAATCAGGAATGGATCTCGCATAATCGTTGCttcgttcttttttccttAGAGACCTTTGGCCaactctctcactctttctctcttataCTGGTAGGATATTTCAGCCGATCGGATGGTCATGGCTCTCGCGAATGGGATAAAGAGGCGGAGGAGAAGGGAGAGCAGGAGCTCCGGTTATCCGGAGCGAAGATATCGCCTCTGCGAGATGGCCCCAGCATCCCTCTATACATATACCCATAACTGAGCAACTTAAGGTCACTATTTGCTGAATTTCACGCACAAATTCATCCGAATTACGCCTTTTAGCTTGTCAACGATcaatgtgtatgtgtgtgtagaAATGCAGGCCTCGCGTAGCTCGGTAGCTCGCCATTATATTCGCATTATAATCCCATCAAGGGACCACCCCAACTAACCGGACAACCGGACGAATaattctcttcctctctattcatttattttttccactcgctCTCCCGTTCCTTGTGTATTGTGGCTTACAGTTTCAATGCATAGATCAATCGGTGCCAAATTGGACCGACATTTTTGGTCCTTCGTGACTCTTCGCAGTGCAAAGTTTCAGCGGAAAAAACACTCGTGAATTCTCACTTGAATTTAGCTCCGAAAATGATCCCATTGAAATTAGCATCGGTGATTgcgcattttatttttcacagtGTGCTCCAAAGCTGTGACTTTCGCGTATGAAAAAGAATGAGAATTCGATCGAACCTTTCTCCGGGGAATTCGATTCAAGTGCAACGGTGAATTAGTCCCCCGCTTCTCTCCTTTTACGCACGGAGTGCACCACTTTCTTCGTGTGCAAATATACAAACCGAGTGAAAGTACGAGTCGTCCGAGCTGTATTACCGGTTAAGTCGGTACCGATGATAAACAAAAATGCAAAACGATCTACAACTAAAGCAAAATAACTACTAGCTTCTCGAACGATCAATCGTTTTATCAACTTTCGTCGCTACGTCACCTTCCTCGTTTGCACCcaaagaagtgaaaaaatgaagaatatttaaaaatttcaagttttacagatcgagaaaaacaaacaaaaatagtAGCcgaattaatcattttttctgttcCTAACAATCGTAACGCGGAGCAACCTTAAGGCATGACATAGCCGCAAAAATATGAATGAAAACAACGAGCTCAGACGTTGGCCGGACGATCGTAAGGTTGActagattttttctttctaataAGCAATTGTCAGTTGAGAAAGTAAACACGTTCATAGAAGTTAGCGTAGCTCGTTTCTGCTCTCTTGGCGTGTTCGCGTTAGAACGACGAAGGAAGCAGCGTCCAGCGCTGCCGGGCGTCTCGGCATGGCCAATGCCGTGTTCGCAGACTCTCTTCTCAGTGCTCCTTCTTCTGGTGTTGCTCTCTCGAGAAGAGCGAACGAAGGACGCCCGCATTCCTTGTCTCAACCTGGTATAATACGAGGAATCGCGAGAGCCGGCCGGCTTGgccctctctttcgctctttctccctctcctctttctctctttatatttcTCGTGGTTCATCGGCTCGTCCGCTCAAGAGAGATATACCGAAAGCGCAAGGGCTGATACTCGTGTTTTGAGTCATTCCGAGTCACCCGAAACTCGCCGAATTGCCAACTCTCAGTTTGGCTTGCGAACGCTCGAAATTCTTTTGACGCGCGTACAGTCATCAGCTCCGTGCGAACCACGATCGGGAACTCTTGCTCCGAACGGAAAAGCCTCGCGACTCGGAAGATTCTACGTTCGAACTGGGCCCAGGTGTCGATGAGTTGGGTCGTTTTAGCAAGCGAAAAGCCAGGCAACGACGAATCTTGATGGATAACGAATGTGCAGATTCGCTCTGAAGTTCCCCAGGAACGATCAGCAGTCATCGGAAGTAACGTTTCGTTCGAAAAGATTGAAGAAACCTCGTGATCTCGGTCCGACTCGAAGCCTCGCTTGAGCACGCAATAACGATGTCAATCGCACAGATGTCAACTGGCACGAGGCTCCACCTCGTACCGAGTGTCTCAACAAAATGCAAAAGTTTTTACGCGAGCCGCTCGAGACTCTGTAAACGGCTGTCGCAATAGCCGAATCGTGATGCctaaaaaatggagaaattgGGTGACGGAATAGCCGACGAATTCCATGCGACACGTCGAGAGAGACAGACAGCCTGAAAAACAGTCTGCTCACGTCAGTCCATCGGCCGTCGATGGAGCTCGAAACGcacgaacgataaaaaatgacGCCGTAAGCACTGCTGACGATCGACCGAAGCCACATTATTTTCGGCTTCGTGTATAATCGTTGCATAATCCGTTTGTTTACGATTGTCAAACTTTAATCACGCGCTTATGCTTCTTACGTATCATGCCTTCGGTAGGAAGGCACATCAATACGTGCTGTAACAGACTCGAGAGAGACGAGATGGAAGTGTAACTGGCTACATGTATTTTAAGCAGGTATAGTACGAGAGATGGCGAACAGTAGCACATACGCGACCAGTCACACACAGATAAGGATGACGCATGCTACAAAAACTCGTTTCTACCCATAGCAGGTTATAAATGTACGTTTATACGTATAAACATTCGCGAGTGGACGCTCGTATGCACGTGCATGGACGCAAGCGCGTACCTGCAATCGGTATTGAATGTTGGGGCAATTGTAACGTTCATTGGCCTCCTTCGAATCGGGAAACACCAAAACCCAGAATATTCGTGGACTAGTGACACGACTGAAAACTCACGCTTCGTTTGGAGCAAGTgataaaggaaaattgaaggttTTTTTGTGAGTTTGACAGGGCGGGGTTTTCGGGATCTGGAAAAGAAGGCGAATTTCAAAGGGGAGGATAAATGTGGGGATATTGCGATGAAAATGTGACGAGAGTCgttgaaaacgagaaaatgtgTTGGAAATGAACtggaggaaggaaaaaattggGAAGAGACGGAGCTCTTGGTTGCGCAATACGGCGAACGATTATCCTGCGAAAGGCCCACTTTACGCTCCGGTTTTCAACCGAAATATCGAGCAAACTACCGTTAGAATTTGGGAGTTTctacgaaagagaaaaaaaaaagaaaaactggtCGGACGTTGGTTAAAGGATTAGGAGATGGTTgggaacaaaaaatacaacgaaAAGCAGCGGTTTTTGAGGAATCTTCCCGGCGAAGACACACTCTCGCTCGAGGCTGTTTCTTCTCTCATTCGGATTTgtaattctcctgaaattttcAGAGGCCAGCGAGAAAATGAGGGAGAGGAAGCActctggctctgctctttatggtggataataataatcgtaCGAGAACGTGGACCGAAGGAGATCGGAGATGATCCGGGAACTACCGAACTAACGACGCCGTTTCCCCCGGGGCGTTAAGAAATGGGAACCCAAAGCGTGATATGCGATGAAGCTCGAAATAGCCACATCGCGGGATGATGCTTGATGCGAACCGCCAATTAGGGCCAACAAAGCATTCGCGAATGCTCGATTTTTATAACCCCGTATTTGTCCGAATGACAAAAGTAtgtttgtcttttttcttctctgttCCTCGCCAATGGGAATGCTAAACGTGTGAGAAAAGATAACTCGATTCATttcaattggaaaaatatatctGACGAGAGTTTTTTCAGAGTCTGTTTTTACGGACGTCCAAAATAAGTATGTCGCTTGatgaaattcgattttatcTCGATCCTATGAAAGAAGGACGACGACCACAATGAAAgcattaataaaaaaacatattaaTTAAGCAATTACaacggaaagagagagagagagagagagacgtataaaacatgtttttcaatttaacacaCGCGTCCCGAAGCTCAGCCGAGGCATATAAGAGAAAGAAATTCCTTTTGCCCGGAGGCTCCATCGTCTGCTTTCGCATCAGCAGAAAATGAACGCGTAAAACCCAAAAAACCAGCGAgttttttcctccgtttcgaaaaaatcacaGACCATTGAGATTTCCGGTGTGATTTGAAGATTTTCGTCATTAAGTTGCAGGTATAAAAAGGGATGAGATAGGAATTCGAGAAATAGCCCGCCGcgccgaggaaaaaaaaacaaaaggaagCAGCTGTAATAAAAGATGAAGGAAACggtcattttttcctccccaATTAGAAACTCCtcctgttttctttttcttcctgccCGTTCCGTTTTACTTTTTCTACGATGATGCCACACCCTCCGTTCATTTGGTCCCCGTATCGATGCACACGGACCGCATAAATCGAGTCTCGCTCATTCAAGTTTCCACTTTAAAGTTGACCGAGTACTCGCGAGCAGTGGGACGCGTTATTGGCTGGCGCAAATGCCGATACGTCGACGAGCTCTTATTTGCTACCAGACTTGCAATATGTATTACGCACTCTAGATAATCGCGCACCACGGCGTGTTCTCGATAGGAGCCGCCGCGCACAAATACGTTGCCGCACGCAAGCTGCACGCACACGTGAAAAACAGCGCACAACGTTGTGGCGATTTGAGACTAAATTTTTCAGCAGCCAGCGTACGTGAAACTCGCTAATTGAATTACTCTCGTGTACCAGATACATCAGAGAAGTTAATTAAACTTTGCTGATTAAATGCAGCAGCAGAACGGTTGCTGTAACATTAGTTATGCCGGGGGCCGGAGGTGCTCGCTCGATCGCACACAAGTCGACGAGCCTCTTTCGCATTCAAG of Venturia canescens isolate UGA chromosome 6, ASM1945775v1, whole genome shotgun sequence contains these proteins:
- the LOC122412069 gene encoding putative sodium-dependent multivitamin transporter, which produces MAEKNTLAAADYIVIGVMLIVSASIGIYYRFTGGRQKTTEEYFVADRRMSVTTVAIALMASYLSAVSLLGVSAENYVYGTQYAVINLSYGLATPIVAYLYLPVFFKLQATSAFEYLDKRFGHETRIVASLAFILQLLLYTGVVLYAPALALEATTGISTALSIVIIGLVCTFYSSIGGIKAVLITDVFQSLLMFVAIITVIITAAVNVGGLGEIWRIADQENRIEFDNISPDPTTRHSWWSLTIGGLFTYLSLYACNQVQVQRMLTVRNLAAAQKALWWSWPIASTMSIITCFSGLAMFSRYYDCDPVKTNKITSKDQLMPLYVMDTLSSYPGVPGLFVAGIFSAGLSTVSATLNSLAAIILEDFVKPVYSRRGKVMSTKFSVLASKGLAMLVGLCCVALAFVGGYLGGVLQAALTIFGVIGGPMLGLFTLGMMTESGNQKGAIIGLLSSLAFFLWIGFGQPRPVPAALPVRVDGCNLTVNFPGGNITRRAIQEETSYFYLYQISYMWYCPLGFLLCLVIGYLVSRITQFVLKEEPAELDSNLFTPFLASRITERRERKRNRIFCEMTDSAGKQEDGRATANAAEKM